A genomic segment from Halobellus litoreus encodes:
- a CDS encoding SDR family NAD(P)-dependent oxidoreductase, producing MSVLESFSLDGEVAVVTGAAQGLGKQMAAALAEMGADVAIADVNHEKAERTAAELDGETDVIPVEADVTDEASVEAMVEAVTDRLGPIDVLVNNAGIVEHSPAEETSIESWRRVLSVNLDGVFLCAKHVGREMLDRGEGRIVNVASMSGIDVNVPQKQASYNSTKAGVSMLTKSLAVEWADRGVRVNAIAPGYMRTELVDETLEADPEMEETWLENTPMGRLGRPEELQELVVYLASDASSYMTGSTVVIDGGYTSR from the coding sequence ATGAGCGTACTGGAGAGTTTCTCTCTCGACGGAGAGGTCGCTGTCGTTACCGGTGCCGCACAGGGACTCGGCAAGCAGATGGCGGCGGCGCTCGCGGAGATGGGCGCCGACGTGGCGATCGCCGACGTGAATCACGAAAAGGCAGAGCGGACCGCCGCGGAACTCGACGGGGAGACGGACGTGATCCCCGTGGAAGCGGACGTCACCGACGAGGCCTCTGTCGAGGCGATGGTCGAGGCGGTTACCGACCGTCTCGGGCCGATCGACGTGCTCGTCAACAACGCCGGCATCGTCGAGCATTCGCCCGCCGAGGAGACCTCGATCGAGTCCTGGCGGCGCGTGCTCTCGGTCAACCTCGACGGCGTCTTCCTCTGTGCCAAGCACGTCGGGAGAGAGATGTTGGACAGGGGAGAGGGCCGCATCGTCAACGTCGCCTCGATGTCGGGCATCGACGTCAACGTGCCCCAGAAGCAGGCCAGTTACAACAGCACGAAGGCCGGCGTGTCGATGCTCACGAAGTCGCTCGCCGTCGAGTGGGCCGACCGCGGCGTCCGGGTCAACGCCATCGCGCCGGGCTATATGCGGACCGAACTCGTCGACGAGACGCTCGAAGCGGATCCGGAGATGGAGGAGACCTGGCTGGAGAACACGCCGATGGGTCGCCTCGGACGGCCGGAGGAGCTACAGGAACTGGTCGTCTACCTCGCCTCCGACGCCTCCTCGTATATGACCGGCTCGACGGTCGTGATAGACGGCGGCTACACGTCGCGGTAG
- a CDS encoding phage tail sheath C-terminal domain-containing protein encodes MPQYKAPGVYVEEVERGAKPIEGVGTSTPGFLGETERGPTEPRLVTSYADYQRLFGGVVDGRYLAQAVQGFFQNGGSRCYVGRVTPGNVETATGNLPAIGATVGDLRAEPKTLDFGLVAADQQPTKEVDVEPVAELGDETVTITNLAITGDRSGDFEVVTEVPSEGIAVEAGDPESIAVTFTHPSGESEEDGTTTILEVTVAGEADADDVPLTGEARGDPLESANNDGTFGYSTGKLDFGTVPIGEATARTVTFQNLGSTEVTLGDPGVSVTGAPFGMAQPDAYANQKVPPGGTVEVLVTATPESEGEPTGTLTLEDDSGNPTNVNLEVDGIFTDEVLAEEGGTASNDGTLATATGPQAFGTFVVGNTRKFLLHNRGEADVTLNNVNWSGEGDAFRLREADAIDDGGLTIPGGSSVELTVHAAQATESTAKANLTLGFSYQSGAQTGTVVVVIKADVVESLIELAGVGPGNWGAGVAVTVADASLYDPSANDLFQVAVRYWRDPADRAVARTVLADPGRSLDEAPDPDVEELYDNLSPIAASSDHYGTTLSGNSTLVDVVDENSRDDGPRPANGTVWLDADFPNEAVEAGDYDGDAVDPDDRTGFAAFEQVDEITMVCVPDEHEYSSGLSGKVVTHCTGMGDRVAILNSPPSPDPPGALQPTERSDFAAFYYPWLTVGHPETGRDQDVPPGGHVAGIYARSDQEQGVHKAPANEQVRGIRGLQKTVSKGDQASLNPRGVNCIRTFRGRGTRVWGARTTSSDPAWKYVNVRRLFLFVEESIDEGTQWVVFEPNDEQLWARVRQTIRNFLTSVWQDGALMGTTPEQAFYVKCDRSTMTQNDIDNGRLICEIGIAPVKPAEFVIFRISQKTAGAE; translated from the coding sequence ATGCCCCAGTACAAGGCGCCCGGCGTGTACGTCGAGGAGGTCGAACGCGGCGCGAAACCGATAGAAGGCGTCGGGACCAGCACGCCCGGATTCCTGGGAGAGACCGAGCGCGGGCCGACAGAACCCCGACTGGTCACGAGTTACGCCGACTACCAACGACTGTTCGGGGGCGTCGTCGACGGTCGATACCTCGCACAGGCCGTTCAGGGCTTCTTCCAAAACGGCGGGAGTCGCTGTTACGTCGGGCGCGTCACCCCGGGGAACGTCGAGACCGCGACCGGGAACCTCCCGGCGATCGGCGCGACCGTCGGCGACCTCAGGGCCGAACCGAAGACGCTCGACTTCGGTCTCGTCGCCGCCGACCAGCAGCCGACGAAGGAGGTCGACGTCGAACCGGTCGCGGAACTCGGCGACGAGACTGTGACGATCACGAACCTCGCGATCACCGGTGATCGGAGCGGCGACTTCGAGGTCGTCACCGAGGTGCCGTCGGAGGGAATTGCGGTCGAAGCCGGCGATCCTGAGTCCATCGCAGTCACGTTCACTCACCCGAGCGGCGAGTCCGAAGAGGACGGTACGACTACCATCCTCGAAGTGACAGTCGCCGGGGAGGCAGACGCCGACGACGTGCCCCTCACTGGAGAGGCTCGCGGCGACCCGCTCGAGAGCGCGAACAACGACGGTACATTCGGGTACTCGACCGGCAAGCTCGACTTCGGGACGGTGCCCATCGGCGAGGCCACGGCCCGGACCGTCACGTTCCAGAACCTGGGTTCGACCGAGGTCACACTGGGTGACCCCGGAGTGAGCGTGACCGGTGCTCCCTTCGGGATGGCCCAGCCTGACGCGTATGCGAATCAGAAAGTGCCTCCGGGCGGGACGGTAGAGGTACTCGTTACCGCGACTCCCGAATCCGAAGGGGAACCGACGGGGACGCTGACCCTCGAAGACGACAGCGGCAACCCGACGAACGTCAACCTGGAAGTCGACGGTATATTCACGGACGAGGTACTCGCCGAAGAGGGCGGAACGGCGAGCAACGACGGGACTCTCGCGACCGCGACCGGTCCACAAGCGTTCGGGACATTCGTCGTCGGAAACACCCGGAAGTTCCTGCTCCACAACCGCGGAGAGGCTGACGTCACGTTGAATAACGTCAACTGGAGCGGCGAAGGCGACGCGTTCCGCCTGCGCGAGGCGGACGCGATAGACGACGGCGGCCTGACGATCCCCGGCGGGTCGTCGGTCGAACTGACAGTCCACGCCGCGCAGGCCACCGAGAGCACAGCGAAGGCGAATCTGACGTTGGGATTCTCGTACCAGTCGGGTGCTCAGACCGGTACCGTGGTGGTCGTGATCAAGGCTGACGTCGTCGAGTCGCTGATCGAACTCGCGGGCGTCGGCCCCGGGAACTGGGGGGCCGGCGTCGCCGTCACCGTCGCGGACGCCTCGCTGTACGACCCGTCCGCCAACGACCTGTTCCAGGTGGCGGTCAGGTACTGGCGCGACCCGGCGGACCGTGCGGTCGCGCGGACGGTGCTGGCGGATCCCGGCCGCTCGCTCGACGAGGCGCCTGACCCCGACGTCGAGGAGCTGTACGACAACCTCTCCCCGATAGCGGCCTCCAGCGACCACTACGGAACGACTCTGAGCGGTAACTCGACCCTCGTCGACGTCGTCGACGAGAACAGCCGGGACGACGGACCGCGGCCGGCCAACGGGACCGTCTGGCTCGACGCCGACTTCCCGAACGAGGCCGTCGAAGCCGGCGACTACGACGGCGACGCCGTGGACCCTGACGACCGTACCGGGTTCGCCGCTTTCGAACAGGTCGACGAGATCACGATGGTCTGCGTCCCCGACGAGCACGAGTACAGCAGCGGGCTCTCGGGGAAGGTCGTGACCCACTGTACGGGGATGGGCGACCGCGTTGCCATCCTGAACTCGCCGCCCTCGCCGGATCCGCCGGGCGCCCTGCAGCCGACCGAGCGCTCGGACTTCGCGGCGTTTTACTATCCCTGGTTGACCGTCGGCCACCCGGAGACTGGCCGCGACCAGGACGTTCCGCCGGGCGGCCACGTCGCCGGCATCTACGCCCGCTCGGACCAGGAACAGGGGGTTCACAAGGCGCCGGCCAACGAGCAAGTCCGCGGGATCCGCGGACTGCAGAAAACCGTCTCGAAGGGCGATCAGGCCAGCCTGAACCCGCGCGGCGTCAACTGTATCCGGACGTTCCGCGGGCGCGGAACGCGCGTGTGGGGAGCGCGAACGACCTCGAGCGACCCGGCGTGGAAGTACGTCAACGTCCGCCGGCTGTTCCTCTTCGTCGAGGAGTCGATCGACGAGGGGACCCAGTGGGTCGTCTTCGAACCGAACGACGAACAGCTGTGGGCGCGGGTCAGACAGACGATCCGCAACTTCCTCACGAGCGTCTGGCAGGACGGGGCGCTGATGGGGACGACGCCGGAGCAGGCGTTCTACGTGAAGTGCGACCGGTCGACGATGACCCAAAACGACATCGACAACGGCCGATTGATCTGTGAGATCGGGATCGCCCCGGTGAAACCCGCGGAGTTCGTCATCTTCCGCATCTCGCAGAAGACGGCCGGCGCGGAGTGA
- a CDS encoding zinc-dependent alcohol dehydrogenase family protein produces the protein MKAAVLTDHDEVSIEDRERPAPGPDEAVVRVGACGVCMTDYHLYRGTFPAEYPLVPGHESAGEVVEVGDDVTAVAAGDRVAVYPGRPCGDCHFCEQGRQNLCPDLVAIGGAGDEILDGAFAEYVRVPAGSLEPIGDLSYEHATFAEPLGCCIRGVDQADIETGDTVVIVGAGPIGLLLLQAFRASGAGTVVVSEPVDHRRQAAADLGADHVVDPTSTPLSERISDLVDRVDVSVEAVGLPDTIETAHSITAPGGTTLVFGVPPQDETIEIDPFEVYYRELELVGTFALTPNTFSRAVTLLQGDRVAVEPLITERFDLSGLQRAFDGMADNDGLKKVIYPNR, from the coding sequence ATGAAAGCGGCCGTCCTCACCGACCACGACGAGGTCTCGATCGAGGACCGCGAGCGCCCAGCGCCGGGTCCGGACGAAGCGGTGGTCCGGGTCGGGGCCTGCGGGGTCTGTATGACCGACTACCACCTGTACCGGGGGACGTTCCCCGCGGAGTACCCCCTCGTCCCCGGTCACGAGAGCGCGGGCGAGGTCGTCGAGGTCGGTGACGACGTGACCGCCGTCGCTGCGGGCGACCGCGTCGCCGTCTACCCCGGGCGTCCCTGCGGCGATTGCCACTTCTGCGAGCAGGGCCGGCAGAACCTCTGTCCGGACTTGGTCGCGATCGGCGGCGCGGGCGACGAGATTCTCGACGGGGCGTTCGCGGAGTACGTCCGCGTCCCGGCCGGCAGTCTCGAACCGATCGGCGACCTCTCGTACGAACACGCGACCTTCGCGGAACCGCTCGGGTGTTGCATCCGGGGCGTCGATCAGGCCGACATCGAGACCGGCGACACCGTCGTCATCGTCGGCGCGGGGCCGATCGGCCTCCTGCTCCTGCAGGCGTTTCGCGCCAGCGGCGCGGGGACGGTCGTCGTCTCCGAACCGGTCGACCACCGGCGGCAGGCGGCGGCCGATCTGGGTGCTGACCACGTGGTCGATCCGACTTCGACGCCGCTCTCGGAACGCATCTCCGACCTCGTCGACCGCGTCGACGTCAGCGTCGAGGCGGTCGGGCTCCCGGACACCATCGAGACGGCGCACTCGATCACCGCACCCGGCGGGACGACCCTCGTCTTCGGCGTGCCGCCGCAGGACGAGACTATCGAAATCGATCCCTTCGAGGTGTACTACCGGGAACTCGAACTGGTCGGGACGTTCGCGCTCACGCCGAACACGTTCTCCCGGGCGGTGACGCTCCTCCAGGGCGACCGCGTGGCTGTCGAGCCGTTGATAACCGAGCGGTTCGACCTCTCGGGACTGCAACGCGCGTTCGACGGGATGGCCGACAACGACGGTCTGAAGAAGGTCATCTATCCGAATCGCTGA
- a CDS encoding phage tail protein produces the protein MPDRHGPYRNQRFLLEIDGIAIAGFSTANIPENSTEVIEYREGNDPPTPQKLWSLNNFGNITLEKGTTDDSIALFEWRKLVEQGKLGEARRSIAIVVLDEEGNAGPRFECKNAWVRQYDAPDLDASGSDVAIESIEIAHEGMERTA, from the coding sequence ATGCCAGACAGACACGGGCCGTATCGGAACCAACGGTTCCTACTCGAGATCGACGGTATCGCCATCGCCGGCTTCAGCACGGCCAACATCCCCGAGAACTCGACGGAGGTGATTGAGTACCGCGAGGGGAACGACCCGCCGACGCCGCAGAAGCTCTGGAGCCTCAACAACTTCGGGAACATCACCCTGGAGAAGGGGACGACAGACGACTCCATCGCGCTGTTCGAGTGGCGCAAGCTCGTCGAGCAGGGCAAACTGGGCGAGGCGCGCCGGTCAATCGCCATCGTCGTCCTCGACGAGGAGGGCAACGCCGGCCCCCGGTTCGAGTGTAAGAACGCCTGGGTGCGGCAGTACGACGCCCCCGACCTCGACGCCAGCGGGAGTGACGTCGCCATCGAGTCGATCGAGATCGCCCACGAGGGAATGGAGCGCACCGCATGA
- the dgoD gene encoding galactonate dehydratase, producing the protein MQITDYELFAVPPRWLLLKLETDEGLVGWGEPIIQGRLDTVRTAVGELVEGYLLGTDPLRTEYQWRKLYQSGYFRGGPILMSALAGIDHALWDIKGRHYGAPVHELLGGYVRDRMLVYQWLGGESPENIARSAREDYEKGYRAFKLNFAREFRPLETPAVVDRAVDRVAAVREALGDDAYLGVDFHGRVSKPMAAELVRRLEPYDLMFIDQPLLPEHTEGFAAISDRTTIPIATGERFYSRYDFKQLFVDDAVAVIQPDVTHVGGISELKKVTSLAESFDVAVIPHCPLGPIAFAASLQVGFCSQNVVMQEQDLGLDAPEKSQRLAFLENPNTFEFEDGYVERPTGPGLGIEIDEERVREQAEAQVNWYNPVWHHEDSSVAEW; encoded by the coding sequence ATGCAAATCACGGATTACGAACTGTTCGCCGTCCCCCCGCGGTGGTTGCTCCTGAAACTGGAGACCGACGAAGGACTCGTCGGCTGGGGCGAGCCGATCATCCAGGGTCGACTCGACACGGTCCGGACCGCGGTCGGCGAACTGGTGGAGGGGTACCTCCTCGGGACCGACCCGCTCCGCACCGAGTACCAGTGGCGGAAGCTCTACCAGAGCGGCTACTTCCGCGGTGGACCGATCCTGATGAGCGCGCTCGCTGGCATCGATCACGCGCTCTGGGACATCAAGGGTCGCCACTACGGCGCCCCGGTCCACGAACTGCTCGGGGGGTACGTCCGCGATCGGATGCTCGTCTACCAGTGGCTCGGCGGGGAGAGCCCCGAGAACATCGCGCGTTCGGCCCGCGAGGACTACGAGAAGGGCTACCGCGCGTTCAAACTCAACTTCGCTCGGGAGTTCCGACCGCTGGAGACGCCGGCCGTCGTCGATCGGGCCGTCGATCGGGTGGCGGCGGTCAGGGAGGCGCTCGGCGACGACGCCTACCTCGGCGTCGACTTCCACGGCCGCGTCTCGAAGCCGATGGCCGCCGAACTCGTCCGCCGGCTCGAACCGTACGATCTGATGTTCATCGACCAGCCGCTCCTCCCCGAACACACCGAGGGGTTCGCCGCGATCAGCGACCGGACGACGATTCCGATCGCCACCGGCGAGCGGTTCTACTCCCGCTACGATTTCAAACAACTGTTCGTCGACGACGCGGTCGCCGTCATCCAGCCGGACGTCACCCACGTCGGCGGCATCAGCGAACTCAAGAAGGTGACCTCGCTCGCTGAGTCGTTCGACGTGGCCGTCATTCCGCACTGCCCGCTCGGACCGATCGCCTTCGCAGCCAGCCTCCAGGTCGGGTTCTGTTCGCAGAACGTCGTGATGCAGGAACAGGACCTCGGCCTGGACGCGCCCGAGAAGAGCCAGCGCCTGGCATTCCTCGAAAACCCGAACACGTTCGAGTTCGAAGACGGGTACGTCGAGCGCCCAACCGGCCCCGGTCTCGGAATCGAGATCGACGAGGAGCGCGTCAGAGAACAGGCCGAGGCGCAGGTCAACTGGTACAACCCGGTCTGGCACCACGAGGACAGCAGCGTCGCCGAGTGGTGA
- a CDS encoding NAD(P)-dependent alcohol dehydrogenase: MRTAVLVEPTEFELQDRGRPTPGPEDVLVAIRDVGICGSDVHYYEHGRIGDYVVEEPLVLGHESAGEVVEVGENVTGLEPGDRVALEPGVPCRRCAHCKRGEYHLCESVEFMATPPHDGAFAEYVSWPADFAYELPGTVSTVEGALCEPLSVGIHAARRGNVGTGDTVLVTGAGPIGLLAAEAARAAGATDVLITDIVPEKLEFARERGVDRAINIAETDLETAVDEYTDGVGADVVVEASGAEASIRSTLDGVRRGGTVVLVGLSDEAAVPLDVLDVIDNEIDVHGSFRYANTYPAAIDLLADDVVDVEGLVDFRSPLSDVDDAFERAMEPTVIKGMISVDDA, encoded by the coding sequence ATGCGAACCGCTGTGTTAGTCGAACCGACGGAGTTCGAACTGCAGGACCGGGGGCGGCCGACGCCCGGGCCGGAGGACGTGCTCGTCGCGATACGAGACGTCGGTATCTGCGGCTCGGACGTCCACTACTACGAGCACGGCCGGATCGGCGACTACGTCGTCGAGGAGCCGCTCGTGTTGGGCCACGAGAGCGCGGGCGAGGTCGTCGAGGTCGGCGAGAACGTCACCGGGCTCGAACCGGGCGATCGAGTCGCGCTGGAGCCCGGCGTCCCCTGCCGACGGTGTGCCCACTGCAAGCGGGGCGAGTACCACCTCTGCGAGTCGGTCGAGTTTATGGCGACGCCTCCGCACGACGGGGCGTTCGCGGAGTACGTCTCCTGGCCGGCCGATTTCGCCTACGAGCTCCCGGGGACCGTTTCGACGGTGGAAGGGGCGCTCTGCGAACCGCTGTCGGTGGGGATCCACGCCGCGCGGCGCGGGAACGTCGGCACCGGCGACACCGTTCTCGTCACAGGGGCCGGACCGATCGGTCTGCTGGCCGCGGAGGCCGCCCGCGCGGCGGGGGCGACCGACGTACTCATCACCGACATCGTGCCGGAGAAACTCGAGTTCGCCCGCGAAAGGGGCGTTGACCGTGCCATCAACATCGCGGAGACCGACCTCGAAACGGCCGTCGACGAGTACACTGACGGCGTCGGTGCCGACGTGGTCGTCGAGGCCTCGGGGGCGGAGGCGTCGATCAGGTCGACGCTCGACGGAGTACGACGGGGCGGGACAGTGGTGCTCGTCGGCCTGTCGGACGAGGCGGCGGTCCCACTCGACGTCCTCGACGTGATCGACAACGAGATCGACGTTCACGGATCGTTCCGCTACGCGAACACCTACCCGGCGGCCATCGACCTCCTCGCCGACGACGTCGTCGACGTGGAGGGACTCGTCGACTTCCGCTCGCCGCTTTCGGACGTCGACGACGCCTTCGAGCGCGCGATGGAGCCGACCGTGATCAAGGGGATGATCTCCGTTGACGACGCGTGA
- a CDS encoding rhamnulokinase encodes MNHVAIDLGASGGTVYLGRVTPSTFDVSEVYRFDNRPVDRDGRYVWDVDTLVDAIEAGLAAAADRADRLDTVGIDTWGLDFGLLADGELLRAPTSYRDPEATATREELFEAVGKRRLFDATGLTNWNTPNTLWQLHTIAEREPELLDRADRLLLMPQLLSFLLGGRPTGEVTIASTTQMVDAGRREWATDLLDELGLPTDLLPTLAEPGERVGPVDERFAPDPDAPPELVTPASHDTAAAVAGLPLSADAAFLNTGSWFILGVERDDPVRTEAAFDRAFSNELGADGTVRFLKNVNGFFLLEECRAAWREAGHPVDYERLLSSAREVEPRRALVDPDAEALSIEGAMPEQVRSYCRRTDQPEPITQGEVVRCLLDSVVTKTALAFDALAAATGEPPARIALGGGGVRNDLFCRLLAEATDRPVTAGPVEATAVGNVLTQAVAVGTLPNVEAGRRLVEEAVDRTTYEPAESADWEPAKERMRDLPTDV; translated from the coding sequence ATGAACCACGTCGCCATCGACCTGGGTGCCAGCGGCGGAACGGTGTATCTCGGTCGCGTCACGCCATCGACGTTCGACGTCAGCGAAGTCTACCGGTTCGACAACCGGCCGGTCGACCGCGACGGCCGGTACGTCTGGGACGTCGACACGCTGGTGGACGCGATCGAGGCCGGACTGGCGGCCGCCGCCGACCGCGCGGACCGACTGGACACCGTCGGCATCGACACCTGGGGACTGGACTTCGGCCTCCTAGCGGACGGCGAACTCCTGCGCGCGCCGACGTCGTACCGCGATCCCGAGGCCACCGCCACCCGCGAGGAACTGTTCGAGGCGGTCGGGAAGCGACGGCTGTTCGACGCTACCGGCCTCACGAACTGGAACACGCCGAACACGCTGTGGCAGCTCCACACGATCGCCGAGCGGGAGCCGGAACTGCTCGATCGCGCCGACCGGCTGCTGTTGATGCCGCAGTTGCTCTCGTTCCTGCTCGGCGGCCGGCCGACGGGCGAGGTGACGATCGCCTCGACCACGCAGATGGTCGATGCGGGGCGTCGCGAGTGGGCGACGGACCTGCTCGACGAACTGGGACTGCCGACCGACCTGCTGCCGACGCTCGCCGAGCCGGGCGAGCGGGTGGGTCCGGTGGACGAACGGTTTGCGCCGGATCCGGACGCGCCGCCGGAACTCGTCACGCCCGCCAGTCACGACACTGCGGCGGCCGTTGCGGGGCTCCCGCTCTCCGCGGACGCCGCGTTTCTCAACACCGGATCGTGGTTCATTCTGGGCGTCGAGCGCGACGACCCGGTCCGAACCGAGGCGGCCTTCGACCGGGCGTTCTCGAACGAACTCGGGGCCGACGGGACGGTCCGCTTCCTGAAGAACGTCAACGGGTTCTTTCTGCTGGAGGAGTGCCGCGCGGCATGGCGGGAAGCGGGGCATCCCGTCGACTACGAGCGTCTCCTGTCGTCGGCTCGGGAGGTCGAACCGCGTCGCGCGCTCGTTGACCCTGACGCCGAGGCGTTATCGATCGAGGGGGCGATGCCGGAACAGGTTCGCTCGTACTGCCGGCGGACGGACCAGCCGGAGCCGATCACCCAGGGCGAGGTCGTCCGCTGCCTGCTGGACAGCGTGGTGACGAAAACGGCGCTCGCGTTCGACGCGTTGGCCGCGGCCACCGGCGAGCCACCGGCGCGGATCGCGCTCGGCGGAGGCGGCGTCCGCAACGACCTGTTCTGTCGGCTCCTGGCGGAGGCGACCGACCGGCCGGTGACGGCCGGGCCGGTGGAGGCGACCGCCGTCGGCAACGTCCTGACGCAGGCGGTCGCGGTCGGCACTCTCCCGAACGTCGAGGCGGGGCGTCGACTCGTCGAAGAGGCCGTCGACCGCACGACGTACGAGCCCGCTGAATCGGCGGACTGGGAGCCCGCGAAAGAACGGATGCGGGACCTCCCGACCGACGTCTGA
- a CDS encoding class I fructose-bisphosphate aldolase, translating to MSDYDLLDTDSGNALVTAIDHGLSLGATEGFRDPERTLRAVLDGGPDAVLVGPHFARRYGDVIEEAGADVVVTADIVTNSTRPGFDDGQDVWTPAFDPELLLDLDPLGVKVVLVFGRDDREMFVRNLSYIAEMAEALRGTGIPLVVEPVMWGSRVPAELETHPEYVARAARMAWEYGADVLKLPYTGDVETFEPIVEHSPVPVMILGGPKSGTTASMLSTVEGAIAAGARGIMIGRSIWKTSDPTSVVTALDDIIHEGKSVDAVWDA from the coding sequence ATGAGCGACTACGACCTGTTGGACACCGATTCCGGCAACGCACTCGTGACGGCGATCGACCACGGCCTCTCGCTCGGTGCGACCGAGGGCTTTCGCGATCCGGAAAGGACGCTGCGGGCCGTCCTCGACGGCGGCCCGGACGCCGTTCTGGTGGGACCGCACTTCGCGCGCCGTTACGGCGACGTGATCGAGGAGGCCGGCGCGGACGTCGTCGTCACGGCCGACATCGTGACGAACTCCACGCGCCCCGGCTTCGACGACGGACAGGACGTGTGGACTCCGGCGTTCGATCCGGAGCTCCTGCTCGACCTCGATCCGCTTGGGGTGAAAGTCGTCCTCGTCTTCGGCCGCGACGACCGGGAGATGTTCGTCCGCAACCTCTCGTACATCGCCGAGATGGCCGAGGCGCTCCGCGGGACGGGAATCCCGCTCGTCGTCGAACCCGTGATGTGGGGAAGTCGCGTGCCTGCCGAACTCGAGACCCACCCGGAGTACGTCGCGCGGGCGGCGCGGATGGCCTGGGAGTACGGCGCCGACGTTCTGAAACTGCCCTATACCGGCGACGTCGAGACGTTCGAACCGATCGTCGAGCACTCGCCGGTCCCGGTTATGATCCTCGGCGGTCCGAAGTCCGGGACCACGGCCTCGATGCTCTCGACCGTCGAGGGCGCCATCGCGGCCGGCGCCCGCGGGATTATGATCGGCCGTTCCATCTGGAAGACGTCGGACCCGACGAGCGTCGTCACCGCCCTCGACGACATCATCCACGAGGGGAAGTCGGTCGACGCCGTCTGGGACGCGTGA
- a CDS encoding DUF4255 domain-containing protein, whose translation MTAPSTHTAIADVGVTLVDLLHEEIQQRIEFKKSEIALVSPADAAGSVRLTLWLYHVTENSHLRDVDRPKRTGNAEKRSPLVLDLHYLLTVHPTGGGQGSQNGVSTAATSEQHELLGLAMQVLHDNPILHVGMLPESLADDELQVSVEQQPMDELTNLWGTFGDQAFQPSVAYRVTPVVIDSSVERPVRRVEERTVEEYTPS comes from the coding sequence ATGACAGCTCCGTCGACCCATACTGCCATCGCCGACGTCGGCGTGACGCTCGTGGATCTGCTGCACGAGGAGATTCAGCAGCGGATCGAGTTCAAGAAGAGCGAGATCGCGCTCGTCTCGCCGGCCGACGCCGCCGGCAGCGTCAGGCTCACTCTCTGGCTGTACCACGTCACCGAGAACAGCCACCTGCGGGACGTCGATCGTCCGAAGCGGACGGGGAACGCCGAGAAACGGTCGCCGCTCGTCCTCGACCTCCACTATCTGTTGACGGTTCACCCGACCGGCGGCGGGCAGGGGAGCCAGAACGGCGTCTCGACGGCGGCGACGAGCGAGCAGCACGAACTGCTCGGGCTGGCGATGCAGGTGCTTCACGACAACCCGATTCTCCACGTCGGGATGCTCCCCGAGTCGCTCGCCGACGACGAACTTCAGGTATCCGTCGAACAGCAGCCGATGGACGAACTAACGAACCTCTGGGGGACGTTTGGGGACCAGGCGTTCCAACCGTCTGTCGCGTACCGCGTCACGCCAGTCGTCATCGACTCCAGCGTCGAACGGCCGGTCAGGCGGGTCGAGGAACGGACCGTCGAGGAGTACACCCCGTCATGA
- a CDS encoding phage tail protein — MSVGDRPRPYLDFRFVVEIDSLVAGGFTEVSGLEREIETEEYDEGGVNDHTHALRSGVTSPNLVLRRGLTDADTLWNWLRRVADGQIERKTVLLFLQDATGQATRGWAFRKAYPVRWAGPEFAAEGGDVAIETLELTHTGISTVDGL; from the coding sequence ATGAGCGTCGGCGACCGGCCGCGACCGTACTTGGACTTCCGGTTCGTCGTCGAGATCGACTCGCTGGTCGCGGGGGGATTCACCGAAGTATCCGGGCTGGAACGCGAGATCGAGACCGAGGAGTACGACGAGGGCGGCGTCAACGACCACACCCACGCGCTCCGGTCGGGAGTGACGTCTCCGAACCTCGTCCTCCGCCGCGGGCTGACGGACGCGGACACGCTGTGGAACTGGCTCCGCCGGGTCGCTGACGGCCAGATCGAACGAAAGACTGTGCTCCTGTTCCTGCAGGACGCAACGGGGCAGGCCACGCGCGGGTGGGCGTTCAGGAAGGCCTACCCCGTCAGGTGGGCCGGACCGGAGTTCGCCGCCGAGGGAGGGGACGTCGCCATCGAGACCCTCGAGTTGACGCACACCGGCATCAGCACGGTCGACGGGCTATGA